The Corynebacterium poyangense genome includes a window with the following:
- the ilvC gene encoding ketol-acid reductoisomerase produces MSIEVLYDNDADLSIIQGRKVAVIGYGSQGHAHAQNLRESGVEVVIGLRDGSRSANKAKEAGFEVKSNADAAAWADVIMILAPDTSQAEIFHNDIEPNLNDGDALFFSHGLNIHFKRIQPAENITVAMVAPKGPGHLVRRTFVDGKGVPTLIAVAQDPKGEGRDLALSYAAAIGGARAGVIPTTFREETETDLFGEQAVLCGGLEKLIMSGFEVLTEAGYAPEMAYFECLHEMKLIVDLIYEGGIENMNYSISETAELGGYVAGPRVIDDHVKDNMRAVLKDIQDGSFVDNMFQDVAEGQPEMKRFRSEYAEHPIETTGKKLRDLMSWVKVDARAETA; encoded by the coding sequence ATGTCCATTGAGGTTCTTTATGACAACGATGCTGATTTGTCAATTATCCAGGGCCGTAAGGTTGCGGTGATTGGTTATGGATCCCAGGGGCACGCTCACGCCCAGAACCTGCGCGAGTCTGGCGTCGAGGTGGTTATTGGTTTGCGTGACGGTTCTCGCTCTGCGAACAAGGCCAAAGAAGCTGGGTTTGAGGTCAAATCCAATGCGGATGCCGCTGCTTGGGCTGACGTCATCATGATCTTGGCTCCTGACACCTCTCAGGCTGAGATTTTCCATAACGATATTGAGCCCAACCTCAATGATGGAGATGCGCTGTTTTTTAGCCACGGGCTTAATATTCATTTCAAGCGAATCCAGCCGGCAGAAAATATTACGGTTGCTATGGTCGCCCCAAAGGGGCCCGGCCACCTGGTGCGTCGAACCTTCGTGGACGGCAAGGGTGTGCCGACCCTGATTGCCGTGGCTCAAGACCCCAAGGGTGAAGGACGCGACCTTGCGTTGTCCTATGCTGCTGCCATTGGTGGTGCTCGGGCCGGGGTTATTCCCACCACCTTCCGTGAAGAAACCGAAACTGACCTCTTTGGTGAGCAGGCTGTGTTGTGCGGTGGCTTGGAAAAACTGATTATGAGCGGTTTTGAAGTCCTCACCGAGGCTGGTTATGCCCCGGAGATGGCGTACTTCGAGTGCCTCCATGAGATGAAGCTCATCGTTGACCTCATCTACGAGGGTGGAATTGAAAACATGAACTATTCCATCTCAGAAACAGCTGAGTTGGGTGGCTATGTGGCTGGTCCTCGAGTCATTGATGACCACGTAAAAGACAATATGCGTGCGGTCTTAAAAGACATTCAGGATGGATCCTTCGTAGACAACATGTTCCAGGATGTTGCTGAAGGCCAACCTGAGATGAAGCGCTTCCGCAGTGAGTACGCCGAGCACCCCATTGAAACCACTGGTAAGAAGCTGCGTGATCTGATGAGCTGGGTCAAGGTCGATGCACGGGCTGAAACTGCCTAG
- a CDS encoding DUF294 nucleotidyltransferase-like domain-containing protein, with amino-acid sequence MSVEIEAVRDFIAEVEPFSRLPESVLNDVARHITMTYVPKGTEVVAYGHNNDQLFIIRTGAVDVLDEQGLLLDRRDAGGSFGYSSLMGEPNFRYQVITVEDSLLMILKESTFSELAQAHPEFERFYSSQSRRIAAEAEQLRQGPSNELLRTTISTFMVTNPLCIPATTSIQHAAVVMRDHDSSSLLVTASDGELRGILTDRDLRSRVLAAGHDPQQPVSTIMTSNLLTTSSTAPAFEVMLLMAEHGIHHMPVVDDGELRGILSSADVIRLLHQDPIYLTADLSRRTFEDMTDAYRDAVTLALRFIEKGSHPQDVAGLLTMVADSIARRLITLAEEELGPAPIPWAFVALGSQGRKEMGLASDQDNALILDNSYREDEHGEYFRRFTEMICQGLHRAGQILCPGDMMAQNPQWRMTLAQWQDTFHTWITAPQPEALLHAQIFFDLRGIAGDQHLVDSLHRDVVEMAQGASRLHAHLAALAARREPPLGFFRGFVVDRSGEYANTLDVKKGGIAAIVQMARLYALHAGSLSLSTRSRLQEAAAAGTLSDDSSRNLQDAFDVLSSLTLKHQADQVIAGHDPDYHLNPANLSKMDREHLRDSFQLIKNLQTALATKYPVRNI; translated from the coding sequence ATGAGCGTAGAGATTGAGGCAGTGCGTGATTTTATTGCCGAGGTCGAACCTTTTAGTCGGCTTCCTGAGTCTGTGCTTAATGACGTTGCACGGCACATCACCATGACGTATGTGCCCAAAGGCACTGAGGTCGTGGCTTATGGGCACAATAATGATCAGCTCTTCATTATTCGAACAGGCGCCGTTGATGTTCTCGATGAGCAAGGACTGTTACTAGATCGTCGGGATGCTGGTGGAAGCTTTGGCTATTCCTCTCTGATGGGGGAGCCCAACTTTAGATACCAGGTTATTACCGTTGAGGATAGCTTGCTGATGATCCTTAAGGAGTCTACGTTCAGTGAACTTGCTCAAGCGCATCCGGAATTCGAGCGTTTTTATTCCTCACAGAGCCGACGTATTGCTGCCGAAGCCGAGCAACTACGGCAGGGGCCAAGTAATGAATTACTGCGCACCACCATCAGCACCTTCATGGTCACTAATCCCTTGTGTATTCCGGCGACTACGAGCATCCAACACGCTGCGGTAGTCATGCGTGACCATGATAGTTCCTCGCTGTTAGTTACAGCTTCTGATGGGGAACTTCGCGGTATTCTTACCGACCGGGATTTGCGATCCCGAGTTCTTGCGGCAGGCCATGATCCGCAGCAACCAGTCAGCACCATTATGACGAGCAATTTACTGACAACATCGAGCACGGCGCCAGCTTTTGAAGTGATGCTCTTAATGGCTGAACACGGTATCCATCATATGCCCGTTGTTGATGATGGCGAGTTGCGAGGAATTCTCAGCTCAGCAGATGTCATCCGACTTCTCCACCAGGACCCTATTTACCTGACTGCTGACCTCTCCCGCCGGACCTTCGAGGATATGACTGATGCCTATCGTGATGCTGTTACCTTGGCGCTGCGGTTTATTGAAAAAGGATCACATCCTCAAGATGTTGCCGGACTTTTGACTATGGTGGCTGACTCTATTGCCCGACGCCTCATCACCTTAGCGGAGGAAGAACTTGGACCGGCCCCCATTCCTTGGGCTTTTGTGGCCTTAGGTTCCCAAGGTCGTAAAGAGATGGGATTAGCATCGGATCAAGATAATGCTCTGATCTTGGATAACAGCTACCGTGAGGATGAGCATGGAGAATATTTCCGTCGTTTTACGGAGATGATTTGTCAGGGGCTTCACCGGGCAGGGCAGATTCTTTGTCCTGGAGATATGATGGCCCAAAATCCGCAGTGGAGAATGACTTTAGCTCAATGGCAAGACACGTTCCACACATGGATTACGGCTCCTCAGCCGGAGGCTCTTCTTCATGCTCAGATCTTCTTTGATCTCAGAGGTATCGCAGGTGACCAGCATCTTGTTGATAGTCTCCATCGTGATGTTGTGGAAATGGCTCAGGGGGCGTCGCGCCTCCATGCCCACCTCGCCGCCCTGGCCGCCCGACGTGAACCACCGCTCGGATTTTTCCGTGGTTTTGTGGTGGATCGTTCCGGGGAATATGCCAATACCCTGGACGTCAAGAAAGGCGGAATAGCGGCCATTGTGCAAATGGCTCGGCTCTATGCCCTCCATGCAGGTTCGTTATCTCTATCAACGCGTTCTCGTCTCCAGGAGGCTGCCGCAGCTGGAACCTTATCTGACGATAGTTCCCGGAATCTTCAAGACGCCTTTGATGTTCTCAGCTCTCTTACCTTAAAGCATCAAGCTGACCAGGTTATTGCCGGCCATGATCCGGATTATCACCTCAATCCAGCTAATCTCAGCAAAATGGATCGGGAACACCTCAGGGATTCTTTTCAGTTAATTAAAAACCTCCAAACCGCCTTAGCCACGAAATATCCGGTGCGTAATATCTAA
- a CDS encoding 3-isopropylmalate dehydrogenase — protein MKLAVIPGDGIGPEVIAEALKVLHAVRDDIDATHFNLGADHYLETGEVLSDDTLAALKDYDAILLGAIGAPGKVPPGILERGLLLKLRFALDHHVNLRPAKLYPTSESPLANPGQIDFVVVREGTEGLYAGNGGGLRVGTPQEVASEVSQNTRYGVERVVRDAFHRAQGRRKHLTLVHKTNVLVNAGSLWQRTVDEVAEEFPDVQVDYHHIDAATIYMVTDPSRYDVIVTDNLFGDILTDLAGAITGGIGLAASGNIDASGTNPSMFEPVHGSAPDIAGQGIADPTAAILSAALLLRHLGDEAHAQQIEDVVAQDISQRGHASLSTQEVGDRIAEALANS, from the coding sequence ATGAAATTAGCTGTGATTCCTGGCGACGGTATCGGACCAGAAGTAATTGCGGAAGCATTGAAAGTTCTGCATGCGGTCCGTGATGATATTGACGCTACACATTTCAATCTTGGAGCTGATCACTACCTTGAAACCGGGGAAGTGCTCTCCGATGACACCCTCGCCGCATTAAAAGACTATGACGCAATCTTATTGGGAGCTATTGGTGCCCCGGGGAAAGTTCCCCCCGGAATCCTGGAACGTGGACTGCTCCTTAAACTTCGCTTTGCCCTCGACCATCACGTTAATCTCCGGCCAGCTAAGCTATATCCCACCTCTGAGTCCCCGCTGGCGAATCCGGGGCAGATAGATTTTGTTGTGGTTCGAGAAGGAACCGAAGGGCTTTATGCTGGCAATGGTGGCGGTCTTCGCGTAGGCACACCGCAGGAAGTAGCTAGTGAGGTTTCGCAGAACACCCGCTACGGTGTTGAGCGAGTAGTTCGTGATGCCTTTCACCGCGCTCAGGGGCGTCGGAAACACCTCACCTTAGTGCATAAAACCAATGTTCTGGTTAATGCCGGCAGCCTCTGGCAGCGCACGGTTGATGAGGTAGCTGAAGAATTCCCCGATGTTCAGGTGGATTACCACCATATCGATGCGGCCACCATCTACATGGTGACTGACCCCTCTCGTTATGACGTTATTGTCACAGATAACCTCTTTGGGGATATTCTGACGGATCTTGCTGGGGCTATCACCGGCGGAATAGGGCTCGCGGCCAGCGGCAATATTGATGCTTCAGGAACTAACCCCTCGATGTTTGAACCGGTCCACGGATCGGCCCCCGATATCGCCGGACAAGGAATTGCTGACCCTACTGCCGCTATTCTTTCTGCCGCATTACTCTTGCGTCACCTCGGTGATGAGGCTCATGCCCAGCAGATTGAAGACGTGGTAGCTCAAGACATTAGTCAGCGTGGACACGCCTCCTTATCGACTCAGGAAGTTGGGGACCGGATAGCGGAAGCCCTGGCGAATTCCTAG
- a CDS encoding MBL fold metallo-hydrolase: MALCGVTILSGSLLVGCSSDNGKGGPHVSVEDADAGPFGEAAAANINRNVSDDYEATPQILADSDGSGSEAVARFHDTSETLIISDSKDASQLRAASIAVFTHTPMLMLSDKNSKSIKESIKQLQPGKVLLVGNIDEKSVTPDPDPTTDSPDKPAINFIRDNGTAEGLEALTATQFTEQEVDRPEDMVKAVVGLNGKDAVLLKPTWEQFVPSPQAQGTPEALPAGTAEDGNSAPITIASPQSAVAAVGTARAYGVEVRYMDYPDPRLSDDTMKMVAGLSNRPLLALGYQFGSGKTLSEKIERGEHVTAELPGGGRLVFPGRRMIALYGHPSGPALGAMGEQDPAASVKRVKDLVDQYQGMSKEPVIPAFEVIASVASADPGPDGTYSNVFPEQELRPYVDAIINAGGYAVIDLQPGKASLLDQAKKYENLLKEPNVGLALDPEWKLEPGELPMSQVGHVDASEIDQVSEWLSKLVDDNKLPQKALVLHQFQLQMIRNRELLNLDHPELAFVLHADGHGSREQKFDTWDAMRRDLDPRFFMAWKNFFDEDQPMFTPQQTFNDVVPRPWFVSYQ, from the coding sequence ATGGCTTTGTGTGGAGTAACCATTTTAAGTGGATCCTTATTAGTGGGGTGTAGCTCCGATAACGGAAAAGGCGGTCCACATGTCAGTGTCGAGGATGCTGATGCCGGTCCCTTCGGGGAGGCAGCTGCTGCCAATATCAACCGGAATGTTTCCGATGATTATGAGGCAACCCCGCAAATTTTGGCTGATTCTGACGGTTCTGGATCAGAGGCCGTCGCGCGTTTTCATGACACTTCGGAAACGCTGATTATCTCTGATTCAAAGGATGCTTCACAATTGCGGGCAGCGTCTATTGCAGTTTTTACTCATACTCCCATGCTGATGTTGAGTGATAAAAACTCTAAATCCATTAAGGAGAGCATAAAACAGTTACAACCGGGAAAGGTTTTGTTGGTTGGTAATATTGACGAAAAGTCAGTGACACCAGACCCGGATCCAACTACTGACTCTCCGGATAAACCCGCAATTAACTTCATCCGAGATAATGGGACGGCTGAAGGGCTTGAGGCGTTGACTGCCACTCAGTTTACTGAGCAAGAAGTTGATCGCCCTGAGGACATGGTCAAAGCAGTGGTGGGGCTCAATGGCAAGGATGCGGTGTTGCTGAAGCCCACCTGGGAGCAATTTGTGCCTAGTCCTCAAGCCCAGGGAACACCCGAAGCTTTGCCAGCAGGAACAGCTGAGGATGGAAATTCCGCACCCATTACTATTGCCAGCCCACAAAGTGCGGTCGCAGCAGTGGGTACCGCCCGCGCCTATGGAGTAGAGGTCCGGTATATGGATTATCCGGACCCGCGGTTGAGCGATGACACGATGAAGATGGTTGCCGGGCTGTCGAATCGGCCGTTGTTGGCGTTGGGATACCAATTTGGAAGCGGCAAAACGTTAAGCGAGAAAATCGAGCGGGGTGAGCACGTTACCGCTGAATTGCCGGGTGGCGGCCGGCTTGTTTTCCCGGGACGACGCATGATTGCCCTCTATGGTCACCCCTCTGGTCCAGCACTCGGTGCGATGGGTGAACAAGATCCGGCTGCCTCGGTCAAGCGAGTGAAGGATTTAGTTGATCAATATCAGGGGATGTCAAAAGAACCGGTTATCCCGGCTTTTGAAGTCATCGCCTCCGTTGCTTCTGCTGATCCAGGCCCCGACGGAACCTACAGTAACGTCTTCCCCGAACAAGAGCTCCGACCTTATGTGGATGCCATCATCAATGCTGGCGGATATGCGGTCATCGACCTCCAGCCAGGTAAAGCCTCTTTGCTTGACCAGGCCAAGAAATATGAGAATCTCCTCAAGGAGCCCAACGTGGGCTTGGCATTAGATCCGGAGTGGAAATTAGAGCCGGGAGAGCTTCCGATGAGCCAGGTCGGGCATGTGGATGCGTCAGAGATTGACCAGGTTTCTGAGTGGTTATCAAAGCTAGTAGATGATAATAAGCTGCCACAAAAGGCTTTGGTTCTGCATCAATTCCAATTGCAGATGATTAGAAACCGAGAGTTATTAAACCTGGACCATCCTGAGCTGGCCTTTGTTCTTCACGCTGATGGGCACGGTAGCCGCGAGCAGAAGTTCGACACCTGGGATGCCATGCGAAGAGATCTAGATCCGCGGTTCTTTATGGCATGGAAGAACTTCTTCGATGAAGATCAACCCATGTTTACCCCGCAACAAACCTTCAATGACGTTGTTCCACGCCCCTGGTTTGTTTCTTATCAATAA
- the serA gene encoding phosphoglycerate dehydrogenase — translation MNRPVVLIADKLAQSTVDALGDAVEVRWVDGPNRAELLAAVGEADALLVRSATTVDREVLEAAPNLKIVGRAGVGLDNVDISAATERGVMVANAPTSNIHSACEHAISLLLSTARQIPDADASLRSGEWKRSAFQGVEIYGKTIGVVGFGHIGQLFAQRLAAFETEIIAYDPYANPARAAQLGVELVELEELMSRADFVTIHLPKTPETAGMFNAELLAKSKPGQIIINAARGGLVDEQALADAINDGRIRGAGFDVYSTEPCTDSPLFGIKNTVVTPHLGASTLEAQDRAGTDVADSVLRALHGEFVPDAVNVSGGRVGEEVSLWLDLARKLGLLAGRLLDAAPTAVEVEARGELSTEDVSALGLSALRGVFSGILEEPVTFVNAPAIAEERGVEVDVKTTTESATHRSSLKITVISADGQHAEVVGALTGLDRVEKFVQINNRGFDMRAEGLNLFLRYTDAPGALGKAGSVLGDAGINIEAAGLTQAAKGDGAILVLRVEREVPEELVAEITQELGAEAFQLNFS, via the coding sequence GTGAACCGTCCCGTTGTACTCATTGCAGATAAACTTGCTCAATCCACTGTTGATGCTCTGGGAGACGCCGTTGAGGTGCGTTGGGTTGATGGCCCGAACCGAGCTGAACTTTTGGCTGCCGTCGGGGAGGCCGACGCCTTATTAGTGCGTTCTGCTACTACGGTGGATCGTGAAGTGCTCGAGGCTGCGCCGAATTTAAAAATCGTTGGGCGTGCCGGGGTGGGTCTAGATAACGTCGATATTTCCGCCGCTACCGAACGCGGCGTCATGGTGGCTAATGCCCCCACCTCAAATATTCACTCCGCCTGCGAACACGCTATTTCCTTGCTGCTATCGACCGCACGGCAAATTCCCGATGCTGACGCCTCTCTTCGGAGCGGGGAATGGAAGCGTTCCGCTTTTCAAGGCGTCGAGATCTACGGCAAAACCATTGGTGTTGTTGGATTTGGGCACATCGGTCAGCTGTTCGCTCAGCGTTTAGCTGCCTTCGAAACTGAAATCATTGCCTATGATCCGTACGCAAATCCAGCTCGCGCAGCTCAACTAGGGGTAGAGCTCGTGGAGCTGGAAGAGTTGATGTCCCGGGCTGATTTCGTGACTATCCACCTGCCTAAGACTCCCGAAACTGCGGGAATGTTCAATGCTGAGCTGCTAGCGAAATCGAAGCCCGGGCAAATCATTATTAACGCGGCTCGGGGAGGTCTGGTAGATGAGCAGGCTCTCGCTGATGCGATTAATGACGGCAGAATCCGAGGCGCGGGTTTCGATGTCTATAGCACCGAACCGTGCACTGATTCGCCACTGTTCGGCATCAAGAACACCGTAGTAACCCCGCACTTAGGGGCTTCCACTCTCGAGGCGCAAGATCGTGCCGGTACTGATGTCGCCGATTCCGTGCTTCGCGCATTACATGGTGAGTTTGTGCCCGACGCCGTCAACGTCTCCGGTGGTCGCGTAGGCGAAGAAGTCTCTCTCTGGCTGGATTTGGCCCGCAAACTTGGTTTACTCGCCGGACGACTCCTCGATGCTGCTCCTACTGCTGTTGAAGTTGAGGCTCGCGGTGAACTGAGCACTGAAGATGTATCCGCCTTGGGGCTGTCAGCTCTTCGGGGAGTGTTCTCCGGAATCCTTGAAGAACCTGTCACCTTCGTCAACGCCCCCGCCATTGCAGAAGAACGCGGTGTGGAGGTAGACGTCAAAACCACCACCGAATCTGCTACTCACCGTTCTTCTTTGAAGATTACGGTCATTAGCGCAGACGGTCAGCACGCTGAAGTAGTAGGAGCGTTAACCGGGCTAGACCGGGTAGAAAAATTTGTCCAGATCAACAACCGTGGTTTTGATATGCGTGCCGAAGGGTTGAACCTCTTCTTGCGCTATACCGACGCCCCGGGCGCTTTGGGCAAAGCTGGCAGCGTTTTAGGTGACGCCGGCATCAATATTGAAGCAGCCGGGTTAACCCAGGCAGCAAAGGGTGATGGTGCCATCTTGGTGCTTCGCGTAGAGCGTGAAGTTCCCGAGGAGTTAGTAGCTGAGATCACTCAGGAGCTAGGGGCAGAAGCGTTCCAGTTGAATTTCAGCTAG
- the ilvN gene encoding acetolactate synthase small subunit translates to MSSDNTVSRHILSVLVQDVDGITSRIAALFTRRGYNLVSIVSAKTENEGISRFTIVVDASDVVIEQITKQLNKLINVLKVVRLEEECTVSRAIMLVKVSANNHNRPQIVDAANIFRARVVDVAPDSVVIEATGSHSKLRALLDVLQPFGIRELIRSGQIALNRGPKIMAPNVR, encoded by the coding sequence GTGAGCAGTGATAACACCGTCAGTCGGCATATTCTTTCCGTCCTGGTTCAAGATGTTGACGGGATTACCTCCCGTATTGCCGCGCTTTTTACCCGACGCGGTTACAACCTTGTTTCTATCGTGTCGGCTAAAACCGAGAATGAAGGTATTTCCCGTTTTACTATCGTTGTTGATGCTAGCGACGTCGTTATTGAGCAAATTACCAAACAACTTAATAAGCTCATCAATGTTTTGAAGGTGGTGCGTTTAGAGGAAGAATGTACCGTTTCGAGGGCCATTATGCTGGTCAAGGTGTCGGCAAATAATCACAACCGACCACAAATTGTGGATGCGGCAAATATTTTCCGAGCCCGAGTGGTGGATGTTGCACCTGATTCTGTGGTGATTGAGGCTACCGGGTCGCATTCCAAATTGCGCGCATTGCTCGACGTCCTTCAGCCTTTTGGGATTAGGGAACTGATTCGCTCAGGGCAAATTGCGTTGAATCGTGGGCCAAAGATCATGGCTCCGAACGTGCGCTAG
- a CDS encoding GmrSD restriction endonuclease domain-containing protein yields the protein MGFTTPSYGLQDLFSRIDQGELQLPDFQRNYKWNVDQIRSLIVTVLRGYPAGCLMALDTRNVPVRFRSRPLHGAPEPHQAPGLLLLDGQQRLTTLYTAMRGDGTVNSVDFRNKKVVRRFFVNLSRAVEDDVMPDDAVFNVDGEGIVKSHFAPSIPAGLSDREAVIEAGVIPVSTLLSGQATDLLFDLAKDADDHLREKIKTFYTRIVRPLAAYQLPMIRIGRETAQAGVGSIFAQANSVGLQMDVFELFTAVLAAEDPDFHLGEQWEEISHELSEYPALNEIGRTEFLTAVALVSTARRGHASGHREDILKLNLEEYQAAEADVRYGFREAALFLAQRCILSTEQVPFVQQLIPLAAIFALLNDTPDALRTTLGWDRLHRWFWSGVFGELYGSPAVTIRMGLDVDQVTAWIRSAASGDPAEEPKTVRDATFNESRLLSVTEDSGVYHGLYALLMGRGARDWRTGQAFNRWTYPELNPSFARIFPVSWCVERGVDKDLAASLINRTPMGKRTEVVTEGTTPARYLARVQSKSLMDDEEFDAVLASHDVDVASLHAGDAATFLQDRKERIIGIVEYAMDKAVIRDLDTTNLSGGEEGPEAFLK from the coding sequence ATGGGTTTCACGACACCAAGTTACGGGCTTCAAGATCTCTTTTCTCGGATTGACCAAGGCGAACTCCAACTACCTGATTTTCAGCGAAACTATAAGTGGAATGTGGACCAAATTCGCTCCCTGATTGTGACGGTGTTACGCGGATACCCCGCCGGGTGCCTCATGGCTTTAGATACCCGAAACGTCCCCGTTCGTTTTCGTTCCCGCCCCCTCCATGGCGCCCCTGAGCCACATCAAGCTCCTGGGCTGCTTCTTCTTGATGGCCAGCAGAGACTGACCACTCTCTACACCGCTATGAGGGGAGATGGCACCGTCAACAGCGTCGATTTTCGCAATAAGAAAGTAGTGCGACGTTTCTTCGTGAATCTTTCACGAGCAGTCGAAGATGACGTCATGCCCGATGATGCGGTGTTCAACGTTGATGGCGAAGGGATCGTCAAATCTCACTTCGCTCCCTCCATCCCAGCTGGGCTCAGTGATCGCGAAGCCGTGATAGAAGCAGGTGTTATTCCAGTATCTACCTTGTTGAGTGGTCAAGCGACAGATTTACTCTTTGATTTAGCCAAGGACGCCGACGACCACTTAAGAGAAAAAATCAAAACTTTTTACACTCGGATCGTGCGGCCTCTGGCTGCCTATCAGTTGCCTATGATTCGAATTGGTCGAGAAACCGCTCAGGCAGGCGTCGGATCAATATTTGCACAGGCAAACTCAGTTGGCCTTCAAATGGATGTTTTTGAGCTCTTTACCGCTGTCCTTGCGGCAGAGGACCCAGACTTCCATCTCGGCGAACAATGGGAGGAAATCTCCCACGAGTTATCTGAATATCCAGCCCTCAACGAAATTGGGCGCACTGAATTCCTCACCGCCGTGGCGCTAGTTTCCACCGCTCGGCGTGGTCACGCCTCGGGGCACCGAGAAGATATTTTGAAGCTGAATCTTGAGGAATACCAAGCGGCCGAAGCCGATGTACGCTATGGATTCCGGGAGGCAGCTTTATTTCTTGCTCAACGCTGCATCCTTAGCACCGAGCAAGTCCCCTTCGTGCAACAACTTATCCCGCTCGCAGCTATTTTCGCGCTCCTCAATGACACCCCTGATGCGCTAAGAACCACGCTGGGCTGGGACCGACTACACCGATGGTTCTGGTCAGGGGTATTTGGCGAACTCTATGGTTCTCCCGCCGTCACCATCCGCATGGGGCTGGATGTAGATCAAGTCACAGCCTGGATTAGAAGTGCAGCCAGCGGAGATCCAGCTGAAGAACCAAAGACAGTAAGGGATGCAACCTTTAATGAGTCCCGGCTCTTAAGCGTCACGGAAGACTCTGGTGTTTATCACGGACTATATGCCTTGTTAATGGGCAGAGGAGCTAGAGATTGGCGGACGGGTCAAGCATTTAATCGGTGGACCTATCCGGAGTTGAACCCCTCTTTTGCGCGAATATTTCCGGTGTCGTGGTGCGTTGAGCGCGGGGTGGACAAGGACCTTGCAGCCAGCTTAATTAACCGCACCCCCATGGGGAAGCGGACTGAGGTAGTCACGGAGGGTACAACCCCCGCTAGGTATTTAGCGAGAGTCCAATCTAAATCCCTCATGGATGATGAGGAATTCGATGCAGTCTTAGCCAGCCATGATGTGGATGTGGCTAGTCTCCACGCCGGCGACGCAGCTACGTTTCTTCAAGATCGCAAAGAAAGAATCATCGGGATCGTTGAATACGCCATGGATAAAGCAGTGATCCGGGACCTTGATACCACTAACCTTAGCGGTGGAGAAGAAGGCCCCGAAGCGTTTCTGAAATGA
- a CDS encoding YkvI family membrane protein has product MVILQLGSYYLADEHQSVFRSATYTWVAWALDIAVMVTLFALGFVMLAGAGSTISQQFDVPTWIGSTVMLILIILTGLLDVERVSKVIGGLTPFVIIAVIVAFCYTLAHLPADFSHLNQLAQQADSPVSPWWLSAINYAGLDLILAVSMVLVIGGSYINPRDTGRGGLLGGVVFTLLMLMSAITLFANTDDIQGSDVPMLKVFDHISPWASYVVVWVVYGMIFNTCIGMFYALGRRISAQDQSRFRIRYLVLCLLGYAISFVGFKSLMNYVYPLLGYLGVAMVLILVASYLKDRPQISAETERRVRLRSLFLRSARSGRRLSHKERTEIRTMLNESNIDEDQLRQTVREDIHDQLSSES; this is encoded by the coding sequence GTGGTCATCTTGCAATTGGGAAGTTATTACCTAGCTGATGAACACCAATCGGTTTTCCGCTCAGCTACCTACACCTGGGTAGCCTGGGCTCTTGATATCGCCGTGATGGTTACCCTCTTTGCCCTGGGATTTGTCATGCTAGCTGGGGCCGGATCAACCATCTCCCAGCAATTTGATGTGCCCACCTGGATTGGATCTACCGTGATGCTGATCCTGATTATCCTCACTGGATTGCTCGATGTAGAACGAGTATCAAAAGTTATTGGTGGGCTTACACCTTTCGTCATCATCGCCGTCATTGTGGCCTTTTGCTACACCCTGGCTCACCTACCCGCGGACTTCTCCCACCTCAATCAGCTAGCCCAACAAGCCGACTCCCCAGTTAGCCCCTGGTGGCTCTCTGCCATCAATTACGCCGGTCTTGATCTCATCCTCGCTGTGTCCATGGTTTTAGTCATCGGAGGTAGCTATATCAACCCCAGGGACACCGGACGCGGCGGGCTCCTCGGCGGAGTGGTCTTTACCCTTCTCATGCTCATGTCCGCCATCACCCTCTTTGCCAATACGGACGACATCCAGGGCTCAGATGTTCCGATGCTGAAAGTCTTTGACCACATCTCCCCCTGGGCCAGCTACGTCGTGGTGTGGGTAGTCTACGGAATGATCTTTAACACCTGCATCGGCATGTTCTATGCCCTGGGGCGCAGAATAAGCGCCCAGGATCAATCCCGCTTCCGAATCCGCTACCTCGTGCTTTGTCTTCTGGGCTACGCCATCAGCTTCGTCGGATTTAAATCCCTCATGAACTATGTGTATCCGCTTCTTGGCTACTTAGGGGTAGCGATGGTCCTCATTCTGGTGGCTTCCTATCTGAAGGATCGCCCGCAGATCAGTGCAGAAACAGAAAGACGCGTTCGGTTGCGTTCGCTCTTTCTCCGCTCAGCGCGCTCTGGCCGTCGACTTTCTCATAAGGAACGCACAGAAATCCGCACCATGCTGAACGAATCAAATATCGACGAGGATCAGTTACGCCAAACAGTTCGGGAGGACATTCACGACCAACTGTCCTCGGAATCCTAA